The Synergistota bacterium nucleotide sequence CCTTTCTCACTGAAAGGAGCTTAAAATCAGAAGCTCCTAAGAAAAAGTCCACCATCATCTTCCCATCTATTTCAAGAATCATTTTGCCTCCCTCTTTGAGAAGATCTCTTGCAACCTCGAGCGTCTTTCGATAGAAAAGCAACCCATCTTCTCCCCCGAGTAAAGCTTCTAATGGCTCATAGAGAATTACCTCTGGATCAAGGGCTCCAAGATCCACTTGAGGAATATAGGGGGGGTTGGAAACGATAACATCAAAGGTAAACCACTCTCTAAGACCTTTACCCCAGTCGCTTTCAATAAAGAGAACTCGTTCTTTTAAATTGAGTAGCTCAGCATTCACGGAAGCAATTCGAAGGGCTTTTTTAGAGAGATCAACTCCTATTCCCCGCGTTTCCCTAAAAGGGGTGGTTGCAAGCAAGGATAATATAATGTTTCCGCAACCAGTTCCTAAATCAAGAACCATTCCTCCCTTTACAAATCTCAGTGCTTCTTCAACCAAAAGTTCCGTTTCAGGACGGGGAATAAAAATCCCTTTCTCTATTTTAAACGAGAAACCATAAAACTCCGCACGCTCGACTATATACTGTAGAGGTTCTCTACATGAGCGCCGTGCAACCCACTTTTTAAAACCACGCTCATCAGGCACTTCCTTGTCCAGTTTTAGCAGTATTTCCGATAAATCGCTTCCTAAGAAGGAAGCGATTAAAAGCTCACTTTCCCTCTTAAAGTTTGGAACGCCCGCCCTTTCAAGTCTTTCACACGCCCACCTTAGGGCTTCTGAAACCGTCATGCTACTGCAAGCTTCGAGAGCTTCTCGGATCTATCAGCAACGATAAGCGCATCTATAATTTCATCAAGATCACCATCGAGTATCTCCTCAAGCTTATAAAGCGTCAAGCCTATCCTATGATCCGTCACCCTATTCTGT carries:
- the prmC gene encoding peptide chain release factor N(5)-glutamine methyltransferase, producing the protein MTVSEALRWACERLERAGVPNFKRESELLIASFLGSDLSEILLKLDKEVPDERGFKKWVARRSCREPLQYIVERAEFYGFSFKIEKGIFIPRPETELLVEEALRFVKGGMVLDLGTGCGNIILSLLATTPFRETRGIGVDLSKKALRIASVNAELLNLKERVLFIESDWGKGLREWFTFDVIVSNPPYIPQVDLGALDPEVILYEPLEALLGGEDGLLFYRKTLEVARDLLKEGGKMILEIDGKMMVDFFLGASDFKLLSVRKDYSGRERIIVLQKR